The DNA region GATGTTAAAGAGAGAATCAAGAAGATAAAGGAGCGCGATGAAAAGGACAAGGAGTCCAAACCCAGACTGGCGGAATTAAAGAAGAAAAAGAAGGATTATCCGACCAGCAAGTATCCGGAATTATTGAAGGAGTTTGACAGTTTTATCAAGGAATACGAGGATATTTCCCCGGCCTTAATGCAGGACGCCAAAGGCGAACGGGACACGATTAAAAGGGTGGTTGGTTCATCCGGAGAGAATGAGGTCAATATTTTATTTAATAAGGCGCTGAGTGAGGCCAATAATCTGCGCGACAAAAAGGACTATGACGGAGCCCTGGCTAAATTGAAATCATTCCTCAAGGAAAATCAGTCCCTGAATAATCGTCAGGAGAATACCATCAGGAATGAGATAAAGGCGATAGAGAAAGAAAAAGAAGAAAAATCCGAGAAAAAGTGAGCCGAAAGGGTCTTTTATTCGTTTATATAAAGGAATAAACACCCCCGATGAGGGTGTTAATAACGATTTGCCACAGGTGGAGAAAGGATATTCTTATGAGTCCGAATTATGAACCGAATCAGGAAATCCAGATTCAGGAAGGGTCGCTGGCCGAAAAAGCGTTTCAGCAGAAATTTGATTTTAACCTCTGGATGCAGGAAATGATGCACAATGCCCCGTGGTGGGGAATCTCGCTGGCCGCGCACGTCCTGTTTATCCTTTTTATTGCTTCTTTACCCTCAGGAATCGGCGGAGACAAGGTCGAAGAGGTCAAGGTGATTGAGATGAAGGAGGAGAAAAAGGAAGAGGTGGAGAAGATAGAAGAAGAAATACAAAAAGAGGAATTTGAAGAGGAAGTGACCGAGACGACCGAAATAGTTGAATCGGAAGTAGTCCAGGAATCCGAGAATATTAACGAGTTCGATACTAACAGCGACCTCAAGGGCGAGGGCGTTTACGATACCATCGGTATCGGCGGCGGTTTGGGCGGCGGCAGGCGTAGAGGCCGGCGGGGCAGAAAACAGCAGAAGAGCGAAGATGCGGTTATCGCCGGGCTTATCTGGCTGGCCAAACACCAGAATCCGGACGGCTCCTGGGGCGCCAAGACATTCCAGAACCAGTGCCGGGTGACCAAATGCACCGGCCCCGGACACGATGAATTCAATGTCGGGCTGACCGGGGTGTCTATGCTGGCTTTTACCGGCGCCGGTTATACCAACAGTTCCCGCGATACCTACGAGGGTATCTGCTTCGGCGACACGGTCCGTAAAGCGGCTCTTTACCTGACCGGAATCCAGCAGTCGGACGGCACTTTCGGCGGGGTCAAGGACGGTAAATTCCTGTATAACCAGTCGATTGCCACCTATGCGCTGGCGGATTTGTACGGGTTGACAATGGAAAGCCCTTCAGGCATACTTTTCAGGGAACCGGTAGAAAGGGCGGTTAAATATATTCTGGAAGTCCAAAACCCGACCAAGGCCTGGCGCTACCAGCCCAAGGATGGGCAGAACGATACCTCGGTCAGCGGCTGGGTGGCCATGTCGCTCAAGGCCGCCGAACACGCCAATATCGCCGTGCCGCCCGAGGCATTTGCCGGCATCAAGTCATTTTATGATGATGTGACCGAGCCGAATTACGGCAAGGTTGGATATACCAGCCAGGGTAGTATCGCATTGATGGGGCACGAAGACCCCCGGAACACAGTAGTTCAGCCTTCCCTGACGGCTATCGGCATAATGGTGCGCATCTTCATAGACAAGAAAACCACTGACCCGTTGATAAAACTCGGCGTGGGCCAGATACTGACCAGCCTGCCGACCTGGGACACCTCAAAGCCGGGGATTATTGATTACTACTATTGGTTCTACGCCTCGTATTGCCTGAACCAGTATGATGGTCCGAGCGGGCCGAGTTGGAGTTCCTGGAACGAGAAGATGAAGGATGTGCTCCTGAAAAACCAGCGCAGCAAATCCGATGGTTGCGCCAACGGCAGTTGGGACCCGCTGGACCGCTGGAGCGCCGAAGGCAGCCGGATTTATTGCACGGCTATTAACGTCCTGACCTTAGAGGTCTATTATCGGCTGGGTATTGTTAAGAACACCGGGCACTAATTATTTGTCAGATGTCAACCAACGCCCCGGCTTCGGCCGGGGCGTTTTTATTTCAGTCCGGCCTATAATTCTTGACCCCGCACATAAATGGTGTTAATAATCTTGCATAGGAGCTGGTCAACCCGACGTTTGGATGTAGCGTTGGCTTTCGAAGGCATCAATATGTGCGGGATTGACCCCTGAAGCATACTTTATTATTCCTATTATTGATGAAGAAGCCGATTATTATCACCATAGACGGTCCGGCCGGAGCCGGGAAAAGCACCATTGCCAAGCGGCTGGCCCGGAAATTGTCGTTCCATTACCTGGATACCGGCGCGCTTTACCGGGCCGTGACATTCAAGGCGTTGCAGGATAAAATACTTCCGAAGGGGGACGAGGCCGTCCTGTCCGGATTGGTTCTTAAGAGCGATATAAAACTCCAATCCACTTTAGGCGGAAAAAAGGTCAAGGTGCTGCTGGACGGCCGGGATATCTCACGCGAAATCAGGACCCCGCAGGTCACTTCCTATATATATAAGATATCCTCCGCGCCGCGGGTACGCCGGGCCATGGTCAAACTGCAGAGGCGGCTGGCCCGGGGCAAGAATATAATCTGCGAGGGTCGGGATATCGGCAGCGTGGTTTTCCCCAAGGCGCAGATAAAGTTCTATCTCGATGCCTCCATTAAAGAACGGGCCGGCCGGCGTTATAAGGAATCGCGCTTCCTGTTTCCCGGGACGCGCATCGGCTATAAGCAGATCCAGAAAGAGATAGCCACCCGCGATTACCGCGACCGGCACCGCAAAACCGCTCCTTTAATCAAGCCCATGGACGCTTTTTGTGTTGATACCACCCATCTTTCCATCCGGCAGGTAACCGATGCATTAAGCCGGATAATAAATGACAAATTGGATAAAAAACGATAAAATCCTTGCCCTAATTTATTTAATATGCTTTACTCATTAGTTCACGTTATATGCCGATTGCTGGCAATAGTATTCTTCGGGTTAAGGGCATTTGGCCGGGCCAATATTCCTGAGGGCGGGGCAGTGCTTGCCTCCAACCACCAGAGTTATTTTGACCCGGCTTTAATCAGCATAACCCTTAACCGGCCGGTCTATTTTTTGGCCCGGAAGGAGTTGTTTGAGTTCAACAGGTTTTTCGGATGGTTTATCCGCAGTCTTCATGCGATTCCGCTGGAGCGAAGAACCTTTGATTCCACGGGGTTGCGTCAGGCCATCGAGGTCCTGCAAAAAGGCGGGCTGTTGGTGGTTTTTCCTGAAGGAACCCGGACCTCAAACGGCGAAATCGGAGAGATACGGAAAGGCGTGAGTTTATTGGGCGAGAGGGCGAACGTGCCTCTTGTGCCAACACTGGTTGACGGGGCTTACCAGGCCTGGCCCAGACGTCATAAACTGCCCGTGCGGTTTTCACCGATACGGGTAAGTTTTGCCAAGCCCTTGTGGCTTGATAAAAGTAATATTGAAACAATCGTAGATGCCTGGAAGGAATTAAAGGAGAACTAATCTAATGAATATTACATCGGCTTTTCAAAAATACGGGGTTGCGCTCGAAACGGTGGATGAGAAAATCAATGATTATTTAAAGAGCTTTTCCAATGCGGATGCTCTGAAACTATACGAGAAATCGCTCAAGGAAATAAAGTCCAATACCATAGTCAAGGGCAAGGTGGTCAATATCAGCGGGAATTCCGCCATTATTGACATCGGCTATAAATCCGAGGGGTTCATACAGGTCGACGAATTCGGCGGACCGGACAAGATAAAAGTCGGCGACGAGGTTGAGGTCTATATCGCCGAGGTGGAAGGCGAGACCGGGCTGATTTCACTCTCCAAGAATCAGGCCGACCGGATGCGCGGCTGGGAACAGTTAGTTAAATCCGCCGCCGATAATACCACCATCACGGGTAAGGTGGTCAAGAAGACCCAGGGCGGATACCTGGTTGATGTCGGAGTCCTGGCGTTCCTGCCCTCCTCGCAGGTGGATATCCGCAAGGACGGCCATACCAACCTGATAAACCAGGAAATCGAATGCAAGATTATCAAGATAGACAACCAGCGACGCAATGTCATTGTTTCCCGCAAGGTGCTTATTGAGAAGCAGCGCGAGGCCATGAAGAAAAAGATCATGGGTGAGATAAAGGAAGGCGACACCCTCCAGGGCGTGGTCAAGAACATCACCGATTTCGGCGCGTTCGTTGACCTAGGCGGCGTGGATGCCCTGCTTCATATCGGCGATATGTCCTGGCGCCGGGTCAGCCATCCTTCGGAAATGGTGGCGATTGACCAGACCATTCAGGTCAAGATCCTGAAGATAGACCCCCAGACCGAACGCATCTTCGTGGGTTTAAAACAGCTTTCCGATAATCCCTGGGAAAAAGTTGCGGCCAAATACGAACAGGGCATGAAGATCAAGGGCAAGGTGGTCAATATTGTCAATTACGGCGTCTTCGTGGAATTGGAGCCCGGCATCGAAGGGTTGTTGCATATCTCCGAGATGTCCTGGACCAAGAAAATATCCAATCCGTCCGAGATGGTGGCTATCGGCGATATTATTGAAGTGGTTATCCTCAAGATTAACCCGGCTAAGCAGGAAATATCGCTCGGCATGAAGCAGTTGGAAGCGAATGTCTGGGTGGATATCGAGAAGAAATATTCAGCCGGGATGAAGATTCAGGGCCGGGTAAAGAATGTCACCTCTTACGGCGCTTTTATCGAGATTGAGGAAGGCATTGACGGTTTGATTCACCAATCCGATATGGTCTGGACCAAGAAGGCCGTTAAGCCCTCGAACATCATCAAAAAAGGCGATAAGATTGAAGCGGTGATTATCTCCATCGACCCGGCGCAGAAGCGGGTTTCTCTGGGCATCAAGCAGCTTACGCCCAATCCCTGGGAGACGACCATACCGGAACAATATCCGGCCGGCAAGGCCATAGAGGCGCGGGTTCTTAAGCTCTCTAATCGCGGGCTGATGCTGGAATTAGACCCGCAGTTGGACGGCCTGCTGCCCCTGATTAATCCCAAGACCATTGAAGGCGAGGCCGAAAAGGCCGGGCCAGCCGAGGATACCTCATTCGGCATTACCCACGAGCAGGCCAAGGAACTCAAGACCAACCAACACGTCAAGGTGGAGGTGGTCAAACTGGATGCCAATGAATGCCTGGTTCTGGTTAAACTGCAGGCCGGCAGTGAACCGGTTATCAGCGAGCCATTACCATTGCAGGATACGTCTGCTGAAAAACCAGCGGAGCCCACGGTATAACATACACCAAGCCCAGCCCCTGTGCACAGGGGCTGGGTTTATTTTTTGCATAAATATTATAAAATCCTTGACAATTATATAGAATAGTAGTACAATTATAATAAACGTAATACCAATAATATATCATAGCATGAAAGAATTAGCCCGGATCGGGGTGTCGCTGGAAGGCGAGCTCCTGAAATCGTTTGACAAGTGGGTGTCCGGCGAGGGCTATCCGACCCGGTCCGAGGCCATAGAGGGACTGATTAACTCCGCCCTGGTCAGGAAGCAGTGGCAGAAACCCGGCAACTACGTGGCCGGCGCGGTCATATTTGTCTATGACCACCACCGCAGGCAGCTGGCCAACAAGATGCTCAATATCCAGCATAACTTTGACAAGATAATAATCTCGTCCCAGCACATCCACCTGGACCATAATAACTGCCTGGAGATTATTGCGGTCAAGGGGATGGTCAGGGAGATTATTGAACTGGTAACCAATATCAAGTCGGTCAAGGGTATTAAGCACTCGGACCTGATAATGACCACGGCCGGATAAGCGGATATTTTTTGTATACTAGTAGCACGATTATATAATATGTAACATCAATGATATCAGAAAGGTGGATATATGATAGACCAGGCGTTGATTACCCTGTGCACCACCGCGGCGATTATCGGATTTACCCACACCCTCATCGGGCCGGACCATTACCTGCCTTTCCTGATGCTGGGCCGGGCCGGCAAGTGGTCGCTGGCCAAAGTCACGGTTATTACCATCCTCTGCGGCATCGGGCATGTTCTTTCTTCTATTATATTGGGGGTCATCGGGGG from Planctomycetota bacterium includes:
- a CDS encoding terpene cyclase/mutase family protein, with translation MSPNYEPNQEIQIQEGSLAEKAFQQKFDFNLWMQEMMHNAPWWGISLAAHVLFILFIASLPSGIGGDKVEEVKVIEMKEEKKEEVEKIEEEIQKEEFEEEVTETTEIVESEVVQESENINEFDTNSDLKGEGVYDTIGIGGGLGGGRRRGRRGRKQQKSEDAVIAGLIWLAKHQNPDGSWGAKTFQNQCRVTKCTGPGHDEFNVGLTGVSMLAFTGAGYTNSSRDTYEGICFGDTVRKAALYLTGIQQSDGTFGGVKDGKFLYNQSIATYALADLYGLTMESPSGILFREPVERAVKYILEVQNPTKAWRYQPKDGQNDTSVSGWVAMSLKAAEHANIAVPPEAFAGIKSFYDDVTEPNYGKVGYTSQGSIALMGHEDPRNTVVQPSLTAIGIMVRIFIDKKTTDPLIKLGVGQILTSLPTWDTSKPGIIDYYYWFYASYCLNQYDGPSGPSWSSWNEKMKDVLLKNQRSKSDGCANGSWDPLDRWSAEGSRIYCTAINVLTLEVYYRLGIVKNTGH
- a CDS encoding (d)CMP kinase — translated: MKKPIIITIDGPAGAGKSTIAKRLARKLSFHYLDTGALYRAVTFKALQDKILPKGDEAVLSGLVLKSDIKLQSTLGGKKVKVLLDGRDISREIRTPQVTSYIYKISSAPRVRRAMVKLQRRLARGKNIICEGRDIGSVVFPKAQIKFYLDASIKERAGRRYKESRFLFPGTRIGYKQIQKEIATRDYRDRHRKTAPLIKPMDAFCVDTTHLSIRQVTDALSRIINDKLDKKR
- a CDS encoding 1-acyl-sn-glycerol-3-phosphate acyltransferase produces the protein MLYSLVHVICRLLAIVFFGLRAFGRANIPEGGAVLASNHQSYFDPALISITLNRPVYFLARKELFEFNRFFGWFIRSLHAIPLERRTFDSTGLRQAIEVLQKGGLLVVFPEGTRTSNGEIGEIRKGVSLLGERANVPLVPTLVDGAYQAWPRRHKLPVRFSPIRVSFAKPLWLDKSNIETIVDAWKELKEN
- a CDS encoding 30S ribosomal protein S1 — its product is MNITSAFQKYGVALETVDEKINDYLKSFSNADALKLYEKSLKEIKSNTIVKGKVVNISGNSAIIDIGYKSEGFIQVDEFGGPDKIKVGDEVEVYIAEVEGETGLISLSKNQADRMRGWEQLVKSAADNTTITGKVVKKTQGGYLVDVGVLAFLPSSQVDIRKDGHTNLINQEIECKIIKIDNQRRNVIVSRKVLIEKQREAMKKKIMGEIKEGDTLQGVVKNITDFGAFVDLGGVDALLHIGDMSWRRVSHPSEMVAIDQTIQVKILKIDPQTERIFVGLKQLSDNPWEKVAAKYEQGMKIKGKVVNIVNYGVFVELEPGIEGLLHISEMSWTKKISNPSEMVAIGDIIEVVILKINPAKQEISLGMKQLEANVWVDIEKKYSAGMKIQGRVKNVTSYGAFIEIEEGIDGLIHQSDMVWTKKAVKPSNIIKKGDKIEAVIISIDPAQKRVSLGIKQLTPNPWETTIPEQYPAGKAIEARVLKLSNRGLMLELDPQLDGLLPLINPKTIEGEAEKAGPAEDTSFGITHEQAKELKTNQHVKVEVVKLDANECLVLVKLQAGSEPVISEPLPLQDTSAEKPAEPTV
- the nikR gene encoding nickel-responsive transcriptional regulator NikR, which codes for MKELARIGVSLEGELLKSFDKWVSGEGYPTRSEAIEGLINSALVRKQWQKPGNYVAGAVIFVYDHHRRQLANKMLNIQHNFDKIIISSQHIHLDHNNCLEIIAVKGMVREIIELVTNIKSVKGIKHSDLIMTTAG